One window of the Candidatus Hydrogenedentota bacterium genome contains the following:
- a CDS encoding S41 family peptidase: MTKRNAKRDFLTVLVFCLVMVFALSNGFLLRIYAQDQQVEIYQEIEPIGDVIDIILKEYVRDVKINEVVEGALMGMVGSLDRNSAFVSAEELEALREETKGEFEGIGISIKQDDNGYITVFMPMVGSPAAEAGIKPNDIIVAIDGKSSEGMTTSDAADVIRGKRGSYVTLTLVRPEVTDTGEEEKSDPFDVKVQRARIPLDSIKEAQILQNDVGYIRLSTFSDTSTKDLEKYIKELLSQDIKALVLDLRWNYGGLLTASKDVSELFLPAHSLVTYTRGRAREDGSPSKEDMRLFTSKQPILDPDLPFIVLVNSETASAAEIVTGALQFYQRALVLGQKTFGKGSVQTIIPLQRPVNSALRLTTALYYTPADVTIDHQGILPDVEVEMTREQELELARQMYESFEHDMDKQHHQNHGSMTLGFEAAEDTVEDLPLARAIEIFAEDLPWQEVLQKYHRDIHETQTASETNTVNDPKRTIGGKTEAPSEKP, translated from the coding sequence ATGACAAAACGCAACGCCAAACGGGATTTTTTAACCGTACTCGTTTTTTGTCTGGTCATGGTATTCGCGCTGAGCAATGGATTTCTGTTGCGTATTTATGCGCAAGATCAACAAGTTGAAATATATCAAGAAATCGAGCCCATCGGAGATGTGATTGATATCATTCTCAAAGAATACGTGCGTGATGTCAAGATTAATGAAGTTGTAGAAGGCGCGCTTATGGGTATGGTTGGATCCCTCGACCGGAACAGCGCTTTTGTATCCGCTGAAGAGCTCGAAGCGCTGCGCGAAGAGACCAAAGGCGAATTTGAAGGCATAGGCATATCCATCAAGCAAGATGATAACGGGTATATTACCGTATTTATGCCCATGGTCGGATCGCCCGCAGCTGAAGCGGGGATAAAGCCCAACGATATCATTGTTGCTATTGACGGCAAAAGCAGCGAGGGCATGACAACCTCTGATGCTGCGGACGTAATTCGGGGCAAACGCGGATCCTATGTGACCTTAACGCTGGTACGTCCGGAAGTGACCGATACGGGCGAGGAAGAAAAGAGCGATCCCTTTGATGTCAAAGTACAGCGTGCGCGGATTCCTCTCGATAGTATTAAAGAGGCACAAATCCTTCAAAATGACGTGGGCTATATACGTTTATCGACCTTTAGCGATACGTCGACGAAAGATCTTGAAAAATATATTAAAGAACTTTTGAGTCAAGATATAAAGGCCTTGGTTCTTGATCTGCGTTGGAATTATGGCGGATTATTGACAGCGTCCAAAGACGTATCAGAACTGTTTTTACCTGCCCATTCTCTGGTCACCTATACGCGAGGCCGCGCCAGGGAGGATGGTTCTCCGAGCAAAGAAGACATGCGCTTGTTCACGAGCAAGCAGCCCATCTTAGATCCCGATTTACCGTTTATAGTACTGGTCAATTCTGAGACTGCCAGTGCCGCTGAGATCGTGACGGGAGCGCTCCAATTTTATCAACGCGCTCTTGTTCTCGGTCAAAAGACCTTTGGCAAGGGGAGTGTTCAAACCATTATCCCGCTGCAGCGCCCCGTTAATTCTGCGCTGCGCCTGACTACGGCACTGTATTACACGCCTGCTGATGTCACCATTGATCATCAAGGCATTTTGCCTGATGTGGAAGTGGAAATGACGCGCGAACAGGAATTGGAACTCGCGCGCCAGATGTATGAATCCTTTGAACACGATATGGATAAACAGCATCACCAAAATCATGGAAGCATGACTCTTGGCTTTGAAGCGGCGGAAGATACCGTTGAAGATTTGCCCTTGGCACGGGCCATTGAAATCTTTGCCGAAGATCTGCCTTGGCAGGAGGTCCTCCAAAAATATCACCGTGATATTCATGAGACCCAGACGGCTTCGGAAACGAATACGGTAAATGATCCTAAACGGACGATCGGAGGCAAAACCGAAGCGCCTTCAGAAAAACCATAA